Proteins encoded together in one Bradyrhizobium sp. CB82 window:
- a CDS encoding dienelactone hydrolase family protein, which translates to MITRRTTLAGLALLSLSPAARSEPGHDVVTRHAADASGKRPAVILLHGSRGIELRRRAYERYADALLAKGIDAYLLRYMTETDMAMLHSKTSTKESREAYDATRFDGWSDTVSATVTSILGRPDSSGRVGLLGFSLGGFIAANTAARDERIAALAVLYGGMPDAMAGKLKHLPPMIELHGEADQNVSIASGKKLIELAKSVGAEAEFVPYPGKPHGFDFSDTDPMTADAIDRVSQFFQARLAS; encoded by the coding sequence ATGATCACGCGACGAACCACGCTTGCAGGTCTCGCCCTGCTCTCGCTGTCGCCTGCCGCGCGCTCCGAGCCCGGTCATGATGTCGTGACGCGTCACGCTGCGGACGCATCCGGAAAACGGCCCGCCGTGATTCTGCTGCACGGCTCGCGCGGCATCGAGCTCAGGCGACGCGCCTATGAACGATACGCCGACGCGCTTTTGGCCAAGGGCATCGATGCCTATCTCCTCCGCTACATGACCGAGACCGATATGGCGATGCTGCATTCGAAGACGAGCACGAAGGAAAGTCGCGAGGCCTATGACGCGACGCGGTTCGACGGCTGGTCAGACACGGTCTCCGCGACCGTCACGAGCATCCTCGGCCGGCCGGACAGTTCGGGGCGCGTCGGCCTGCTGGGCTTCTCGCTCGGCGGCTTCATCGCCGCCAACACGGCCGCCCGCGACGAGCGCATCGCCGCGCTCGCCGTGCTCTATGGCGGCATGCCCGATGCAATGGCCGGCAAGCTCAAACATCTGCCGCCGATGATCGAGCTGCACGGCGAAGCCGATCAGAACGTCTCCATCGCGAGCGGCAAGAAACTGATCGAGCTCGCCAAATCCGTCGGCGCCGAAGCCGAGTTCGTGCCCTATCCCGGCAAGCCGCACGGCTTTGATTTTTCCGATACCGATCCGATGACTGCGGATGCGATCGACCGCGTCAGCCAGTTCTTTCAGGCGCGGCTCGCCAGCTGA
- a CDS encoding c-type cytochrome, translating into MKLNAIVFLLLISCGAPAIARQDGATLYATHCAQCHDSGDPQSRVSPPFRKASTGRAGMAGAPISTTAVSSRPGWPG; encoded by the coding sequence ATGAAGCTGAACGCGATCGTATTCTTGTTGCTGATCTCTTGCGGCGCTCCTGCGATTGCGCGGCAGGATGGCGCGACACTCTATGCCACGCATTGCGCGCAGTGCCACGATAGCGGCGATCCACAGAGCCGGGTGTCGCCGCCTTTCCGCAAAGCATCGACGGGCCGCGCTGGAATGGCCGGGGCGCCGATCTCAACAACAGCCGTTTCCAGCCGGCCGGGATGGCCGGGCTGA
- a CDS encoding ASCH domain-containing protein, giving the protein MKIISIRQPWAALIITGGKDVETGAVELKDVENRSWATNYRGPVLIHASQRPDAIRPDKIERRFGVRLTDEQQLGGVIGITEIVDCVRPHPSRWYAPEHFAFVLANSRPLPFVRWKGALSLRDAPPELLDRCGCEI; this is encoded by the coding sequence ATGAAGATCATCTCCATACGCCAGCCCTGGGCGGCTTTAATCATCACCGGCGGCAAAGACGTCGAGACCGGAGCAGTCGAGCTCAAGGACGTCGAGAACCGCTCCTGGGCGACCAACTATCGCGGTCCGGTCCTGATCCACGCAAGCCAGCGTCCGGACGCGATCCGGCCGGACAAGATCGAGAGGCGCTTCGGAGTGCGTCTCACAGACGAGCAGCAGCTGGGTGGCGTGATCGGCATCACCGAGATCGTCGATTGCGTCCGGCCACACCCAAGCCGCTGGTACGCACCCGAGCACTTCGCGTTCGTGCTCGCCAACTCGCGGCCGCTGCCGTTCGTCCGCTGGAAGGGGGCGCTCTCGCTGCGCGACGCGCCGCCCGAGCTACTGGACCGGTGCGGGTGCGAAATATAA
- a CDS encoding cupin domain-containing protein, translated as MKKSFVAATLIVLASSAMAQDAMQVVKPDGLTWIEHPVFRGAHTAILIGNPTKAETIVQRVKFPPNYKVPPHTHPYAEVVTVMSGSFGNAMGEKFDPAKGEILKPGSVFALPAKHPHYVWTTNEETMVQIVFTGPGGIEFIDPGDDPRNK; from the coding sequence ATGAAAAAGTCCTTTGTCGCCGCCACTTTGATCGTGTTGGCAAGTTCTGCGATGGCTCAAGATGCGATGCAGGTGGTCAAGCCCGATGGGCTGACGTGGATAGAACATCCGGTCTTTAGGGGCGCGCATACCGCCATCCTGATCGGTAACCCAACAAAGGCCGAGACGATCGTTCAGCGGGTGAAATTCCCGCCGAATTATAAAGTGCCGCCACACACCCATCCTTATGCCGAGGTCGTCACCGTGATGAGTGGCAGCTTTGGGAACGCCATGGGGGAAAAGTTTGATCCCGCGAAAGGCGAGATATTGAAGCCGGGCTCCGTCTTCGCGCTGCCGGCAAAGCACCCCCATTATGTTTGGACGACAAACGAAGAAACGATGGTCCAAATTGTGTTCACCGGGCCGGGTGGCATCGAGTTCATCGATCCAGGCGACGATCCGCGCAATAAGTAA
- a CDS encoding DUF4760 domain-containing protein, producing the protein MQRSIAKNRAAVDFFIKTEMDQPMLTAHARYEAAALILAKHTDNSTLMARFEASDDYAHVRSYLNIHELLAVGIRKGVIDEDVAYHFWADTLIRHCNECEPLIKRLRQRPSHGAAYLELTSLYERWSARVNEWHSKNRVVAMH; encoded by the coding sequence GTGCAGCGCAGTATTGCGAAGAACAGAGCGGCCGTCGACTTTTTCATCAAGACCGAGATGGATCAGCCGATGCTTACCGCGCATGCGAGGTATGAAGCGGCTGCGCTGATTTTGGCCAAGCATACCGATAACTCAACGCTGATGGCGAGGTTTGAGGCTAGCGACGACTACGCTCACGTAAGATCGTATTTAAATATCCACGAGCTTCTCGCCGTCGGCATCAGGAAGGGCGTCATCGACGAGGACGTTGCCTACCACTTCTGGGCCGATACTCTGATCCGCCATTGCAACGAGTGCGAGCCTCTGATCAAGCGTCTAAGGCAACGGCCTAGTCACGGGGCGGCATATCTTGAGCTGACGAGCTTGTACGAGAGGTGGAGCGCAAGAGTAAACGAATGGCACAGTAAAAATCGGGTAGTTGCGATGCACTAG
- a CDS encoding S49 family peptidase: MEILARVAAELFGVPLFLEPRKAATIAAVLANRVGLDGDLAAFVRSAGPPLATRAPVRSRPANGYAKIGGGIAMVPVIGSLVTRAGGLDAESGLVSYDAVSGAVRAADADPDVTSILLDIHSPGGAATGAIECADVIHAVARKRPVVAVSNSLCASAAYMIAAAASQIVVTKTAVTGSIGVVMLHLDRSQQLADHGLVPTFIFAGKHKVDGNELQPLSTEVKSDLQREVDTHYKMFVDSVASHRPRLSVEALRSTEARTYLGAEAVEVGLADEVGTVETVMQDLAGFHKQAGSTWTKYDLIERTRGKIDASIERLKDAHAAGVRAGAAAALAERKS, translated from the coding sequence ATGGAGATCCTCGCCCGCGTCGCGGCGGAATTGTTCGGGGTGCCGCTGTTTCTCGAACCACGAAAGGCCGCGACTATCGCGGCTGTCCTGGCCAACCGGGTCGGGCTGGATGGCGACCTCGCGGCCTTCGTGCGGTCCGCTGGTCCGCCGTTGGCCACCCGCGCGCCGGTTCGCAGTAGACCAGCGAACGGCTACGCCAAGATTGGCGGCGGCATCGCGATGGTCCCGGTGATTGGATCACTCGTGACCCGCGCCGGTGGTCTCGACGCCGAGAGTGGGCTCGTCTCCTACGACGCCGTTTCTGGCGCGGTTCGAGCTGCGGACGCCGATCCGGATGTAACGTCTATCCTGCTTGACATCCACTCGCCCGGCGGCGCGGCGACGGGCGCAATCGAATGCGCCGACGTCATCCATGCGGTCGCACGAAAGCGACCTGTCGTCGCAGTATCGAACTCGCTTTGCGCCTCTGCCGCCTACATGATTGCGGCAGCGGCCAGCCAGATCGTAGTGACCAAGACGGCTGTTACCGGAAGCATCGGCGTCGTGATGCTTCACCTCGATCGGTCACAGCAGCTCGCCGACCACGGCTTGGTGCCGACCTTCATCTTCGCTGGCAAGCACAAGGTTGACGGCAACGAACTCCAACCGTTGTCGACGGAGGTTAAGTCTGACCTCCAAAGGGAAGTCGACACGCACTACAAGATGTTCGTCGATAGCGTCGCATCGCACCGTCCAAGGCTCTCAGTCGAGGCACTCCGCTCCACCGAAGCGCGCACCTATCTCGGCGCAGAAGCCGTTGAGGTCGGGCTCGCCGACGAAGTCGGTACCGTGGAAACGGTGATGCAAGATCTGGCAGGTTTTCATAAACAGGCCGGGAGCACTTGGACGAAGTACGACCTGATAGAGCGCACGCGCGGAAAGATTGACGCCTCGATCGAGCGTCTTAAGGATGCGCACGCTGCCGGCGTACGCGCCGGCGCAGCGGCAGCTCTCGCGGAACGCAAATCATGA
- a CDS encoding DUF6074 family protein, producing the protein MTERFAAIAASHRPVATPPPPRLHVEIAQRKAKILLLPGRFRGADHVKRHVDFVLTLDAERGEQHVQRNLRALRRTLDELGVTPATAEREVRRFEGAVRAELWRRVLLRDGDQ; encoded by the coding sequence ATGACCGAACGGTTCGCCGCCATTGCCGCAAGTCACCGACCTGTAGCAACACCTCCTCCACCTCGGCTCCATGTCGAGATCGCCCAGCGCAAGGCGAAGATCCTCCTACTCCCGGGACGCTTCCGCGGCGCAGATCACGTCAAACGTCACGTCGACTTTGTCCTCACGCTCGACGCCGAACGAGGCGAGCAACATGTTCAAAGAAACCTGAGGGCTCTCCGCCGAACCCTAGATGAGCTGGGTGTCACGCCGGCGACAGCCGAACGCGAGGTGCGCCGCTTCGAGGGCGCGGTGAGAGCCGAGCTCTGGCGGCGGGTCTTGCTCCGGGATGGTGATCAATGA
- a CDS encoding DUF6074 family protein codes for MMLAFPNSRNAGMVNRVAAQMSTKGSVDDAEDELAFVLEVIAGRLEDLGVAEGDIDRECHDLARAAWQRWQQLQLEAGAA; via the coding sequence ATGATGCTTGCATTCCCCAACTCTCGGAACGCCGGCATGGTGAACCGAGTGGCGGCGCAAATGTCGACGAAGGGCTCGGTTGATGATGCCGAGGATGAACTGGCGTTCGTGCTTGAAGTCATCGCCGGCAGGCTTGAGGACCTAGGCGTCGCTGAAGGCGACATCGACCGAGAATGTCACGATTTGGCGCGGGCAGCCTGGCAGCGCTGGCAGCAACTGCAACTTGAGGCAGGTGCAGCATGA
- a CDS encoding integrase arm-type DNA-binding domain-containing protein: protein MALTDAACRAAKKSEKPYKLSDSGGLYLLVETGGSRLWRQAYRFRGKQKTISLGVYPHVGLAAARDARDANKKMLAAGIDPSEKRRADKQAAAVAHLTTFDRIADDWLEDQRSLTGGLDAPKDQRKKSPETIEKLDWLLSLVRPQLGKLDARTLTTAQIVDALDRIGARGQRDTAHRCRATVSRVLARAARRGAIPVNPLGDTRNSDITIRGAKAVQHHASVTDARDGDRDGDAARRFGKLLRDVRGYHGAPQTRLALELLALTGLRPGELRRLRWSWIAADSAEPVVTLPPSLMKMRKSHTVYLSRQAVALLQELRQLTGWTAESAERVAAGADFLFPCQQPRRTVGKDGQPVKRSRYRPLSESAMNSALRRLGYANSDHVGHGFRSAFSTLANEAHAARADVIETALNHMDEDAVRGTYNDAAYHEQRRRLSQWWADYLDELRGFGRVVQLRA, encoded by the coding sequence ATGGCACTGACGGACGCAGCCTGTCGAGCCGCCAAGAAATCCGAAAAGCCGTACAAGCTGAGCGATAGCGGCGGGCTCTACTTGCTGGTGGAGACGGGAGGATCACGCCTCTGGCGTCAGGCATACCGGTTCCGCGGCAAGCAGAAGACGATCTCGTTGGGTGTTTATCCCCACGTCGGCCTCGCGGCCGCGCGCGACGCGCGCGACGCCAACAAGAAAATGTTGGCAGCGGGGATCGATCCATCCGAGAAACGGAGGGCCGATAAGCAGGCCGCGGCCGTAGCGCATCTGACAACGTTCGACCGCATCGCTGACGATTGGCTCGAGGATCAGCGCAGCCTCACAGGTGGACTAGACGCGCCTAAAGACCAGCGCAAAAAGTCGCCGGAGACGATCGAAAAATTGGATTGGTTGCTGTCGCTGGTTCGGCCCCAGCTCGGCAAGCTCGATGCGCGCACATTGACCACTGCGCAGATCGTGGACGCGCTAGATCGCATCGGTGCGCGCGGTCAACGTGATACAGCCCACCGATGCCGCGCGACGGTCAGCCGCGTGCTTGCCCGTGCAGCCAGACGTGGCGCTATCCCGGTCAACCCGCTAGGCGATACCAGGAACAGCGACATCACGATTAGGGGCGCCAAGGCCGTGCAGCACCACGCCAGCGTCACGGATGCGCGCGACGGTGACCGCGACGGGGACGCGGCGCGGCGGTTCGGCAAGCTCCTCCGCGACGTGCGCGGCTATCACGGCGCGCCGCAAACCCGCCTAGCGCTCGAATTGCTCGCGCTGACTGGGCTGCGGCCGGGCGAACTGAGGCGACTACGCTGGTCTTGGATCGCCGCTGACAGCGCCGAGCCGGTCGTCACGTTGCCGCCCTCGCTCATGAAGATGCGCAAGAGCCACACGGTTTACCTCAGCCGGCAGGCAGTGGCGTTGCTGCAAGAGCTTCGGCAACTCACCGGGTGGACGGCGGAAAGCGCCGAGCGCGTGGCTGCCGGCGCTGATTTCCTCTTCCCATGCCAGCAACCGCGCCGCACCGTTGGAAAGGACGGGCAGCCGGTGAAGCGATCCCGGTATCGCCCGTTATCGGAAAGCGCGATGAATTCGGCGCTGCGGCGGCTCGGCTACGCAAACAGTGACCACGTGGGTCACGGCTTCCGCAGCGCGTTCTCGACGTTGGCGAACGAAGCTCACGCTGCGCGAGCCGACGTCATCGAGACCGCGTTGAACCATATGGACGAGGATGCTGTGCGCGGCACGTACAACGACGCGGCGTACCACGAGCAGCGGCGCAGACTGTCGCAATGGTGGGCCGACTATCTCGACGAGCTCCGCGGGTTTGGCCGCGTGGTGCAGTTGAGAGCTTGA